Proteins encoded within one genomic window of Leptolyngbya sp. FACHB-261:
- a CDS encoding cytochrome d ubiquinol oxidase subunit II, with amino-acid sequence METLEYFLPQVWFGILGLFLFLYVMLDGFDLGVGILSLTSDDEERRGLLMTSLSNIWDANETWLVLMGGGLFGAFPLAYGTILTALYIPILVMVFGLIFRAVAFEFREQANRKFFWNFAFGAGSFTAALGQGFALGAVLKGINVDSSGHFIGGTWDWLTWQSVLVALTLIQGYVLIGSAYLVWKTEGELQETHYKTAKIAAWTTMLGAIFITITTPIFYESARSKLFEPPLVFVFAAIPVLGILLVSRLLSSLERREERAPFIWTILIFVLTFLGLALVVFPYIIPTRITIYEAAADPSSLVIMIIFIGFLIPVMLFYNLYQYVVFRGKVSGKAYGE; translated from the coding sequence ATGGAAACTCTAGAGTATTTCCTACCGCAGGTTTGGTTTGGCATTCTAGGTCTTTTTCTCTTTCTCTACGTCATGCTAGATGGCTTTGACTTGGGGGTCGGCATTTTGTCGCTGACCTCTGATGATGAAGAGCGTCGCGGCCTGCTGATGACTAGCCTGAGTAACATTTGGGATGCCAACGAAACCTGGCTGGTGCTCATGGGCGGTGGTTTGTTTGGTGCCTTTCCGCTTGCCTACGGCACGATTTTGACAGCCCTCTACATCCCAATTCTGGTGATGGTGTTTGGCTTGATTTTTCGAGCCGTAGCCTTCGAGTTTCGAGAACAGGCAAACCGTAAGTTCTTCTGGAATTTCGCCTTCGGAGCGGGCAGTTTTACGGCGGCTCTGGGCCAAGGCTTTGCGCTAGGTGCAGTGCTGAAGGGCATTAACGTCGATTCGTCGGGCCACTTTATTGGCGGCACCTGGGATTGGTTAACTTGGCAGTCAGTCCTGGTGGCGTTGACCCTGATTCAGGGCTACGTTTTGATTGGCTCAGCCTACCTAGTTTGGAAGACGGAGGGAGAATTACAGGAAACCCATTACAAAACCGCCAAAATTGCGGCCTGGACAACCATGTTAGGTGCAATTTTTATCACGATTACAACCCCAATCTTTTATGAAAGTGCGAGATCAAAACTCTTTGAGCCGCCGCTAGTTTTTGTCTTTGCCGCCATTCCGGTGTTGGGAATTTTACTGGTTTCGCGGCTACTGTCCAGTCTTGAGCGGAGAGAAGAACGTGCCCCTTTTATCTGGACAATTCTAATTTTCGTGCTCACGTTTCTTGGACTGGCGCTAGTGGTGTTTCCCTACATTATTCCAACTCGAATCACCATCTACGAAGCGGCAGCAGATCCGAGCTCGCTGGTGATCATGATTATCTTTATTGGCTTTCTCATCCCCGTGATGCTGTTCTACAACCTTTATCAGTACGTAGTTTTCCGGGGCAAGGTATCAGGTAAAGCCTATGGTGAATAG
- a CDS encoding cytochrome ubiquinol oxidase subunit I, which yields MEFLSDTVVLSRMQFALTAIIHMLWPTLTTGVGIYLVMVEGIWLKTRNPDYYHHARFWSKLYALNFGIGVATGIPMEFQFGTNWAPFSEAVGNFFGSVIGFEASWAFMLEAAFLGIMLFGWERVNPAIHYLSTILVAVGANLSTVWILTASSWMQTPTGGEMVNGKFIVHDYFQAILNPFAATSVLHMFFATLETSLFVVGGISAWYILNQRHANFFAKSFKIALAAAIVVAPLQLYMGHLSAEQVYLYQPAKLAAMEAQWETLPAGQPANWSLVSLPNEKTQKNDWEISIPNALGYILEFKKDLSAPVRGLKEWQPEDRPHLVGLIYYCFRIMVGIGFFLAAVMGFSILCWLLGKFSAEKISEQRWLMRAWMFAAPLGFIAIDTGWIVRCVGRQPWTLYNQIRTVDSASHIPASNVLTSLTGFALVYPLLLVASLYFGSRIVRRGPDFDLPVPGIEIDRPAVDTAPGEFVPDERPVEAQQ from the coding sequence ATGGAATTTTTATCCGATACCGTGGTGCTGTCGCGCATGCAGTTCGCCTTGACAGCAATCATTCACATGCTCTGGCCTACTCTGACCACTGGCGTGGGAATTTATCTGGTCATGGTCGAAGGGATATGGCTTAAAACTCGTAACCCTGACTATTATCATCACGCTCGGTTCTGGTCAAAACTGTATGCCCTCAACTTTGGGATCGGCGTGGCAACCGGCATCCCCATGGAATTTCAATTTGGTACCAATTGGGCTCCTTTCTCTGAGGCGGTGGGCAATTTCTTTGGCAGCGTGATTGGCTTCGAAGCCTCTTGGGCCTTCATGCTAGAAGCTGCCTTTCTAGGCATTATGTTGTTCGGTTGGGAACGCGTTAATCCTGCGATTCATTACCTCTCAACGATCCTGGTTGCAGTCGGCGCGAATTTATCTACGGTTTGGATTTTAACGGCCAGTTCCTGGATGCAAACGCCAACTGGCGGTGAGATGGTCAATGGTAAATTTATCGTCCACGATTACTTTCAAGCCATTCTCAATCCATTCGCCGCGACCAGCGTTCTCCACATGTTTTTCGCTACTTTGGAGACTTCGTTATTTGTTGTGGGCGGCATCAGTGCCTGGTACATCCTTAACCAGCGCCATGCCAACTTCTTTGCTAAGTCATTTAAGATTGCCCTGGCTGCCGCGATTGTGGTTGCGCCTTTGCAGCTCTACATGGGACACCTGAGCGCAGAACAAGTTTATCTCTACCAGCCTGCCAAACTGGCTGCCATGGAAGCCCAGTGGGAGACGCTGCCAGCGGGCCAGCCTGCCAACTGGAGCCTAGTGTCCCTGCCTAACGAAAAGACCCAAAAAAATGATTGGGAGATCTCTATCCCCAACGCTTTGGGCTACATCCTGGAATTTAAGAAAGATCTGTCTGCTCCTGTGCGTGGCTTGAAAGAATGGCAACCAGAAGACCGACCGCATTTAGTGGGGCTCATTTATTACTGTTTCCGCATAATGGTTGGGATTGGCTTTTTCCTAGCCGCCGTGATGGGCTTCAGTATTCTCTGCTGGTTGCTCGGCAAATTTTCCGCTGAGAAGATCAGTGAGCAACGTTGGCTGATGCGAGCTTGGATGTTCGCAGCTCCCCTGGGTTTTATTGCCATTGATACGGGTTGGATTGTGCGTTGTGTGGGCCGACAGCCTTGGACGCTTTATAACCAAATTCGCACGGTAGATTCCGCCTCACATATTCCGGCTAGCAATGTGCTTACCTCACTCACCGGCTTTGCCCTTGTTTACCCTCTGTTGCTAGTTGCCAGTTTGTATTTTGGTAGCCGGATTGTACGCCGGGGTCCGGACTTTGATCTGCCCGTGCCCGGTATTGAAATCGACCGGCCTGCGGTCGATACGGCTCCTGGAGAATTTGTGCCAGATGAGCGTCCCGTAGAAGCTCAACAGTAG
- a CDS encoding L-dopachrome tautomerase-related protein, with protein sequence MVSQLQKLPTDESLGTLEPVAHFDGAMLTGVTVSHQGRIFVNFPKWGDEVTFTVAEIREGRPIAYPNEAINQTNPDDLAATLVSVQSVVVDPSDRLWILDTGSPMFKSTQYGGPKLVCVDLTSNQVIKTILFPQTVALATTYLNDVRFDLRRGAEGIAFITDSSDQGPNGIIVVDLASGESWRRLHEHPSTKAEEPSSFLPIVEGRPFMERHPDGKTKSLKMGADGIAISADGARLYYCPLASRKLYSVAIDALCDRSLDEPAVAATVVDEGDRGGGADGLESDAAGCIYATSYEHNAILRRNPDGEWETVVHDPHLLWPDTMSVATDGYLYVTANQLHRQAKYQNGKDLRQKPYTLFRVRIDAEPVLLR encoded by the coding sequence ATGGTCAGTCAGTTGCAGAAATTGCCCACGGATGAGTCATTAGGCACCCTAGAGCCAGTTGCCCACTTCGATGGCGCCATGCTGACAGGCGTGACTGTGTCCCATCAAGGGCGCATCTTCGTCAATTTCCCGAAGTGGGGTGATGAGGTCACGTTCACAGTGGCAGAGATCCGGGAAGGCCGTCCTATCGCTTACCCTAATGAGGCGATCAACCAAACCAATCCTGATGACCTCGCCGCGACGCTGGTGTCTGTGCAGAGTGTTGTGGTGGATCCAAGCGATCGCCTATGGATTCTCGACACTGGCAGTCCGATGTTTAAGTCGACCCAGTACGGCGGACCCAAGCTGGTCTGTGTGGATCTAACAAGCAACCAAGTCATCAAGACGATTCTCTTTCCGCAAACTGTCGCCTTAGCGACTACTTACCTCAACGATGTCCGCTTCGATCTCAGGCGCGGGGCTGAGGGAATAGCGTTCATCACGGATTCCTCTGACCAGGGGCCGAACGGCATTATTGTGGTGGACCTGGCCTCGGGCGAAAGCTGGCGCAGGCTGCATGAGCATCCCTCAACTAAGGCTGAGGAACCGTCGAGCTTTCTGCCGATCGTTGAGGGTCGTCCGTTTATGGAGCGTCACCCGGACGGAAAAACCAAGTCGCTCAAAATGGGAGCAGACGGGATTGCGATCAGTGCGGATGGGGCACGCCTATACTACTGCCCACTGGCCAGCCGCAAGCTCTACAGCGTTGCAATTGATGCGCTTTGCGATCGCTCACTTGATGAACCTGCCGTTGCCGCAACCGTGGTTGATGAAGGGGACAGAGGCGGCGGTGCAGATGGACTCGAATCAGACGCAGCAGGCTGCATCTACGCTACAAGCTACGAACACAATGCCATCCTGAGGCGCAACCCTGATGGAGAGTGGGAGACGGTCGTACATGACCCTCACCTCCTGTGGCCCGACACGATGTCAGTCGCGACAGATGGCTACCTTTACGTCACTGCCAATCAATTGCACCGTCAGGCGAAATACCAAAACGGCAAAGATCTGCGCCAAAAGCCCTACACGCTTTTCCGCGTTCGCATTGACGCTGAACCCGTTCTGCTGCGGTGA
- a CDS encoding DUF2721 domain-containing protein: MSAKSIAEIIQIIIAPVVMVTACAILLGGLHARYSSISNRLRAMTREHLELLHGGNKSPEFTSERLLQINFQLPELLAHHKRVHDTLQAIYYAIIIFIVSMFFIASAAATGSAQLATGALVFFLFGTAVLLSAIVLAAVDFRTAHCSVQYEVKKNCGLMQ, translated from the coding sequence ATGAGTGCCAAATCAATTGCAGAGATCATTCAAATCATTATTGCCCCAGTTGTGATGGTGACTGCCTGCGCCATTCTCTTGGGCGGACTGCACGCGCGCTATTCTTCTATCAGTAACCGTTTGCGAGCAATGACTCGTGAGCATTTAGAATTGCTGCACGGCGGCAATAAGTCTCCTGAGTTTACAAGCGAGCGTTTGTTGCAGATAAATTTTCAACTGCCTGAGCTGCTAGCCCATCACAAACGGGTTCACGATACTCTGCAAGCAATCTACTACGCCATTATTATCTTTATTGTAAGTATGTTCTTCATTGCCTCTGCTGCTGCAACAGGCTCAGCCCAGCTAGCAACAGGAGCCTTGGTGTTTTTTCTGTTTGGAACTGCCGTGCTCCTATCGGCTATCGTACTGGCGGCAGTCGATTTCCGTACCGCACACTGCAGCGTTCAGTACGAAGTAAAAAAGAATTGTGGCTTGATGCAGTAA
- a CDS encoding MBL fold metallo-hydrolase: MMNFSKPFKQVIVLILVACAVIASSIGVTLSSTEAQTSGLSTTNSTPHSATNSAINSTNNSATGSTTNAAVYRFKVGAIDALVVSDGSLTTPPLPNYAPTAEPAEVEQALRERFLPADQLTLYFNALYLDTGRNKILIDTGSGRELGPTLGRLAANLRAAGVPPETIDTVILTHAHPDHIGGILTAYGRLAYPNARYYISKAEWAFWTAANVSLASLKISEGFKQAMVAAAHRHLSAIRERVTLFQPGQEIVPGIQAVDAAGHTPGQTALLISSGQSRLIHAADVFFNEAFDLEHPDWQTGFDLDPAQAAATRRQLLNQVALNPMLVLAYHMPFPALGHIRARGERYEWEPTLWQFEVAD, from the coding sequence ATGATGAATTTTTCTAAGCCATTCAAGCAGGTGATCGTGCTGATCCTAGTTGCCTGTGCTGTTATTGCTTCTAGTATTGGGGTCACGCTTAGCAGTACCGAAGCCCAAACCTCAGGACTTAGTACGACCAATAGTACGCCTCATAGCGCAACCAATAGTGCAATCAACAGCACAAACAATAGTGCAACTGGCAGCACAACTAACGCAGCAGTTTACCGCTTCAAGGTAGGGGCAATCGATGCCTTAGTCGTGAGTGACGGCAGCTTAACCACACCACCGCTACCCAATTACGCGCCAACCGCTGAGCCAGCCGAGGTCGAGCAAGCTCTGCGTGAGCGCTTTCTGCCAGCCGACCAACTCACGCTGTACTTCAACGCGCTCTACCTTGACACTGGCCGCAACAAAATTCTGATCGATACTGGCTCGGGCCGGGAACTGGGCCCCACACTCGGACGGCTAGCCGCTAACTTGCGAGCGGCGGGTGTGCCACCGGAGACGATTGATACAGTGATCCTGACCCACGCTCATCCCGACCACATTGGCGGGATTCTGACCGCATACGGCAGGCTGGCTTACCCGAACGCTCGATACTACATCTCCAAGGCTGAGTGGGCTTTTTGGACTGCGGCCAATGTCAGTCTGGCAAGTCTCAAAATTAGTGAGGGCTTCAAGCAGGCAATGGTTGCTGCTGCCCACCGGCACCTGAGCGCCATTCGTGAGCGGGTAACGCTGTTCCAACCGGGCCAGGAGATTGTTCCAGGCATCCAGGCGGTTGACGCTGCCGGTCACACTCCAGGGCAAACGGCGCTGCTGATCAGCTCAGGCCAGTCCCGGCTCATTCATGCTGCCGATGTTTTCTTCAACGAAGCCTTCGACCTGGAACATCCCGATTGGCAAACAGGATTTGATTTAGACCCGGCGCAGGCCGCAGCCACACGCCGTCAACTGCTTAACCAAGTCGCCCTGAACCCCATGTTGGTGCTTGCCTACCACATGCCTTTCCCAGCTTTAGGCCACATTCGTGCCCGGGGCGAGCGCTACGAATGGGAGCCAACCTTGTGGCAGTTTGAGGTTGCAGACTGA
- a CDS encoding SRPBCC family protein, translating into MSQPIKVEKTLTINKPAADLYRFWHNFENLPHFMKHLKSVKVYDAKRSHWVTSGPLDQTVEWDAEITEDQENQLIAWKSVENAEIANSGFIRFQPTSNDRGTEVKVVTEYNPPGGAIGDAIAKLFGESPKQQLGDDLRRFKMLMETGEIATTEGQPKGHD; encoded by the coding sequence ATGAGCCAACCAATCAAAGTTGAAAAAACCCTGACGATTAATAAACCCGCAGCCGATCTTTATCGCTTTTGGCATAACTTTGAGAACTTGCCTCACTTTATGAAGCATCTCAAAAGCGTAAAAGTCTACGATGCTAAACGGTCTCACTGGGTAACGAGTGGACCTTTAGATCAAACGGTCGAGTGGGATGCAGAGATCACCGAAGACCAAGAAAACCAACTAATCGCTTGGAAATCGGTGGAAAACGCAGAGATCGCTAACTCTGGTTTTATCCGCTTCCAACCCACCTCAAATGACCGTGGGACTGAAGTCAAAGTGGTCACAGAATACAACCCACCAGGTGGCGCCATTGGCGATGCCATTGCCAAACTTTTTGGAGAATCACCAAAGCAGCAGCTTGGCGATGATTTACGTCGATTCAAGATGCTGATGGAAACCGGTGAGATCGCCACAACTGAAGGTCAACCGAAAGGGCATGACTAA
- a CDS encoding response regulator transcription factor — protein sequence MKRVLIVDDDPNFIAVLRALLEGRGYRVQTAQDGLEALELLKQQSEQLPDIVVADVAMPRCDGLELCRRVRQDLGLDLLPFIFLSARTQPQERVAGLRLGADDYLTKPFVTEELIVRIENAIERVRRMQSEIIRATRQRASAQSLFRAGGLLPDSLAAGSPIANLSPTEQEVFQWVARGLTNQEVADQMYISRRTVQGHVASIRAKLDLPRRESIIQFAHEHSLI from the coding sequence ATGAAACGTGTGTTGATTGTAGATGATGACCCTAACTTTATTGCCGTTTTAAGAGCGTTACTGGAGGGACGCGGTTATAGGGTTCAGACAGCGCAGGACGGACTAGAAGCCCTCGAACTTCTAAAGCAACAGTCAGAGCAGTTGCCTGATATTGTTGTTGCCGATGTTGCTATGCCGCGCTGTGACGGCCTAGAGCTTTGTCGTCGGGTTCGACAGGATCTGGGCCTTGACCTGCTGCCCTTTATCTTTCTGTCTGCCCGTACCCAGCCTCAAGAGCGAGTGGCTGGCCTGCGCCTCGGTGCAGATGACTACTTGACTAAACCCTTCGTGACTGAAGAGTTAATCGTCCGTATTGAGAACGCGATTGAGCGAGTCCGACGGATGCAGTCAGAAATTATCCGGGCCACTCGTCAGCGAGCAAGCGCCCAGTCGCTTTTCCGTGCAGGCGGCCTGTTACCAGACTCCCTAGCGGCAGGCTCCCCAATTGCGAACTTGAGTCCGACGGAGCAAGAGGTTTTCCAGTGGGTCGCTCGTGGCCTGACCAATCAGGAAGTTGCAGACCAGATGTACATCTCCAGGCGCACCGTGCAGGGACATGTGGCCAGCATCCGCGCCAAGCTGGACTTGCCTCGTCGAGAATCGATTATTCAGTTCGCCCATGAGCATAGTTTGATTTGA
- a CDS encoding aldo/keto reductase, with the protein MSESSSTEMQYRTLGNTGERVSAIGLGGWHLGLKHVDEQLALRIVHSAIDRGITFMDNSWDYNGGVSETRMGKALRDGYRDKVFLMTKIDGRSNQEATKQLDEALQRLQVDHIDLVQYHEILRFEDPHRIFDPEGSHAALIEAQQAGKLRYIGFTGHKDPAIHLHMLEVADNYGFQFATAQLPLNVMDAHYRSFAKLVLPELVKRNIGVLGMKSMANGILLQSNTVTPIECLHYALNLPTSVVITGIDSLEILDQAFEAVRTFQPMTEEQVQALLAKTVEAGSRGEFEPFKTSSIFDSTAQNPDWLGEEPQRLQQLMSA; encoded by the coding sequence ATGTCAGAAAGTTCATCAACAGAAATGCAATATCGAACTCTTGGCAATACTGGCGAGAGAGTTTCAGCAATTGGGCTGGGCGGCTGGCACCTCGGTTTGAAGCACGTTGATGAACAACTGGCGCTCCGAATTGTGCACAGTGCCATCGATCGTGGCATCACCTTCATGGATAACTCTTGGGATTACAACGGTGGAGTCAGCGAGACTCGTATGGGAAAAGCGCTGCGTGATGGCTACCGGGACAAAGTATTCCTGATGACGAAGATTGACGGTCGCTCTAACCAGGAAGCCACCAAACAGCTAGATGAAGCCCTGCAACGCCTGCAAGTGGATCATATTGATCTGGTGCAATATCACGAGATCCTACGGTTTGAGGACCCCCATCGCATCTTCGATCCAGAAGGATCCCATGCCGCCTTAATAGAGGCACAGCAAGCGGGCAAGCTTCGTTATATTGGCTTCACTGGGCATAAAGATCCTGCTATTCATCTGCACATGCTGGAAGTTGCAGACAATTACGGGTTTCAATTTGCCACGGCTCAACTGCCCCTGAATGTGATGGATGCCCATTACCGAAGCTTCGCGAAGCTGGTTTTACCAGAACTGGTCAAACGAAATATTGGCGTTCTGGGAATGAAAAGCATGGCCAACGGCATTCTGTTGCAGTCAAATACGGTGACACCGATTGAGTGTCTTCACTATGCTCTGAATCTGCCCACATCTGTTGTGATTACAGGAATAGATAGTCTGGAGATTCTCGATCAAGCATTCGAAGCCGTGCGTACCTTCCAACCGATGACAGAAGAGCAAGTGCAAGCGCTGTTAGCCAAAACGGTAGAAGCAGGATCACGCGGTGAATTTGAGCCCTTCAAAACCTCATCCATCTTCGATAGCACGGCTCAGAATCCAGACTGGCTCGGCGAAGAACCCCAACGCCTTCAGCAGTTGATGTCAGCTTGA
- a CDS encoding helix-turn-helix transcriptional regulator translates to MDDGQRRRELTDFLRTRRARLSPEAMGLPNGNRRRTPGLRREEVAQLANVSTTWYTFLEQGRDIRVSAQVLESLVRALQLTPAERAHLFLLALQQSPPHLTQQPEIVSPALQRLLASFDTGPAYITGRRWDVLAWNAAAPILLGNLDAMPVRERNIIWLFFTNLELRRSLVNWEEHAQFMLAKFRCACSRYIGDEAFVELIEDLQKTSPEFQQWWPRHDIKGRCEGLKEYEHPIVGRLMFEYTTFLVEGTPDLRFVIHTPQLNSGTAEKFQQLKQLHQKMHLVL, encoded by the coding sequence ATGGATGATGGGCAGCGACGTCGGGAGTTAACTGACTTTTTGCGAACGCGCCGGGCTCGCCTTTCGCCTGAAGCTATGGGGCTACCCAACGGCAACCGTCGCCGTACACCTGGCCTACGGCGAGAAGAGGTGGCCCAACTTGCCAATGTCAGTACAACCTGGTACACATTTCTAGAGCAGGGCCGCGATATTCGGGTGTCTGCTCAAGTTTTGGAAAGCCTGGTTCGCGCACTGCAACTAACGCCCGCTGAAAGAGCTCATTTGTTTCTCCTGGCGCTCCAGCAATCCCCACCTCATTTAACGCAACAGCCAGAAATTGTTAGTCCGGCCCTTCAGCGTTTGTTGGCTAGTTTTGATACGGGTCCTGCTTACATTACTGGGCGCAGGTGGGATGTTTTGGCCTGGAACGCGGCTGCGCCGATTCTGTTGGGCAACCTCGATGCCATGCCTGTGCGGGAGCGCAATATCATTTGGCTCTTCTTCACCAATTTGGAGCTGCGTCGTAGCCTAGTGAACTGGGAGGAACATGCACAGTTCATGTTGGCAAAATTTCGCTGCGCCTGTAGTCGCTACATTGGCGATGAAGCGTTCGTAGAACTCATTGAAGACTTGCAAAAGACCAGCCCAGAGTTTCAGCAGTGGTGGCCTCGTCACGATATTAAAGGTAGATGTGAAGGACTGAAAGAGTATGAGCATCCAATTGTGGGACGGCTGATGTTCGAGTACACCACTTTTCTGGTGGAGGGAACTCCAGACTTGAGATTTGTCATCCACACGCCCCAACTCAATTCAGGCACTGCCGAGAAATTTCAGCAGCTCAAGCAGTTGCATCAAAAAATGCATTTAGTGCTCTGA
- a CDS encoding zinc-dependent alcohol dehydrogenase, with protein MKAVCWQGTNKVQVETVPDPKIINPRDAIVKITSTAICGSDLHLYDGYNPTMKPGDILGHEFMGEIVELGSGIQNKHLKVGDRVVVPFTISCGSCFFCNRDLWSLCDNSNPNAWMAEQMMGYSPSGLFGYSHLTGGYAGGQAEYARVPFADVGLFKIPNGLADEQVLFFTDIFPTGYMAAENCDIKPGDTVAIWGCGPVGQFAIRSAFMLGAGRVIAIDRVPERLQMAKDGGAEVLNYEEIEVGEALKEMTGGIGPDSVMDAVGMEAHGLGLEGFYDKAKQAVRLETDRPNVLRQAIVACRKGGTVSVPGVYTGFVDKIPMGAFMNKGLTMKTGQTHVHRYLQTLLDHVQNGDIDPSFVITHQLPIEQAPQGYEIFKHKKDNCIKIVLRPGQTA; from the coding sequence ATGAAAGCAGTTTGCTGGCAAGGGACTAATAAGGTACAGGTTGAAACCGTACCCGATCCTAAAATTATCAATCCGCGTGACGCGATCGTCAAAATTACCTCAACTGCGATCTGCGGCTCTGATTTGCACCTCTATGACGGCTACAACCCCACCATGAAACCGGGCGACATCCTGGGTCATGAATTTATGGGCGAAATTGTCGAATTGGGTAGTGGGATTCAGAATAAGCATTTGAAAGTGGGCGATCGTGTGGTTGTCCCCTTCACGATTTCCTGCGGGAGCTGCTTCTTCTGCAATCGCGATTTATGGTCACTGTGCGATAACTCCAATCCCAATGCTTGGATGGCGGAGCAAATGATGGGTTATTCGCCATCGGGTCTATTTGGCTACTCTCATTTGACTGGAGGGTATGCAGGGGGCCAAGCAGAATATGCCCGTGTTCCCTTTGCTGATGTTGGCTTGTTCAAAATTCCTAATGGGCTAGCAGACGAACAAGTTCTGTTTTTCACCGACATTTTCCCAACTGGCTACATGGCGGCAGAAAACTGTGATATCAAACCCGGAGACACGGTTGCGATTTGGGGTTGTGGTCCGGTTGGGCAGTTTGCAATTAGAAGTGCTTTCATGTTGGGCGCTGGACGCGTAATTGCAATCGACCGCGTTCCTGAACGTCTCCAGATGGCGAAAGACGGTGGAGCAGAAGTCCTGAACTATGAAGAAATCGAGGTGGGTGAAGCTCTCAAAGAAATGACTGGCGGGATCGGTCCTGACTCCGTAATGGATGCAGTGGGCATGGAAGCTCACGGGCTGGGCTTGGAAGGTTTCTATGACAAAGCCAAGCAGGCGGTGCGTTTAGAAACCGATCGACCGAATGTGTTGCGTCAGGCAATTGTGGCTTGTCGCAAGGGCGGCACGGTATCGGTTCCCGGCGTTTATACGGGCTTTGTCGATAAGATCCCGATGGGTGCTTTCATGAATAAAGGTTTGACCATGAAAACAGGACAAACCCATGTGCACCGCTATTTGCAGACGTTACTCGATCACGTTCAAAACGGTGATATCGATCCATCGTTTGTGATTACTCACCAGCTACCGATAGAGCAAGCCCCCCAAGGTTACGAAATCTTCAAGCACAAGAAAGATAACTGCATCAAGATCGTGCTCAGGCCTGGTCAAACTGCCTGA
- a CDS encoding SDR family oxidoreductase: MKVFLTGATGYVGTVVAEKLRAAGHRVVGLARNDAAEAVLRERNIEPYRGDLQEPEGLISAAKAADGVIHTAFIHDFNNFDSAVDIERKVIAAFVQALVNSDKPLIATSGTGLLGDTGSELVDETAAIDPTFVLAARAQAEQDILRAAEQGIRSLVIRLPLFVYGRGGSVFIPMQMQAGKQTGVVHYIETGTNQASAVHVDDAAQLYVLALEALALQKVAAGSIFHATTRSGITAKAMAEAISRAVGCRTESLALEDAQVTLGPVVTAFMSMNNQVSATKAMTELAWQPGGYPDLLDDIEHGSYRQMLNSTL, encoded by the coding sequence ATGAAAGTGTTTCTGACCGGAGCCACAGGTTACGTTGGCACAGTCGTTGCTGAAAAATTGCGGGCAGCAGGGCACAGGGTTGTTGGACTTGCTAGAAACGATGCGGCAGAAGCTGTTCTACGCGAGCGCAATATTGAACCCTACCGGGGAGATTTGCAGGAGCCAGAAGGTCTTATATCTGCCGCAAAAGCAGCTGATGGGGTCATCCATACTGCCTTCATTCATGACTTTAACAACTTCGACAGTGCTGTTGACATTGAGCGTAAAGTCATTGCCGCTTTTGTTCAGGCATTAGTTAACTCTGACAAGCCACTGATTGCTACTTCTGGTACGGGGCTTTTAGGAGATACAGGTAGTGAACTAGTTGATGAGACTGCTGCCATCGATCCAACTTTCGTTCTAGCAGCACGAGCCCAAGCGGAACAAGATATTCTACGCGCAGCAGAACAGGGCATTCGCAGCCTCGTTATCCGCCTGCCACTTTTTGTTTACGGACGAGGTGGCAGTGTTTTCATTCCCATGCAAATGCAGGCAGGCAAGCAAACTGGGGTAGTTCACTATATCGAAACTGGGACGAATCAAGCGTCTGCCGTACATGTGGACGATGCCGCACAGCTTTATGTTTTGGCACTTGAGGCTTTAGCACTCCAAAAAGTGGCTGCTGGTTCAATCTTTCATGCGACGACCCGGTCTGGGATTACCGCCAAAGCTATGGCCGAAGCGATCAGTCGGGCAGTGGGTTGCCGAACTGAAAGCCTTGCCCTAGAAGACGCACAAGTGACTTTAGGACCAGTCGTAACCGCATTTATGTCGATGAACAATCAAGTTTCCGCAACCAAAGCGATGACGGAGTTGGCTTGGCAACCTGGCGGCTACCCTGACCTACTCGATGATATTGAACACGGTTCCTATCGTCAAATGCTCAACTCAACTCTTTAA
- a CDS encoding DUF4351 domain-containing protein — protein MKPTSQRQSVSAAVQVLAVLRFDKDLIRVVFREDTMRESVIYQDILQQGLQQGVQQGLQQGVQQGKQEEGVALILRLLNRRLGSISSEQQQSIQQLSVAQLEDLAEALLDFSNSADLENWLHEHPMSNA, from the coding sequence ATGAAGCCAACCAGCCAGCGACAGAGCGTTTCTGCTGCGGTGCAGGTTTTGGCAGTCTTGCGTTTTGATAAAGACCTAATCCGTGTTGTATTCCGTGAGGACACTATGCGAGAGTCTGTAATCTACCAGGACATCCTGCAACAGGGCTTGCAGCAGGGCGTACAGCAGGGGCTACAGCAGGGCGTACAGCAAGGTAAGCAAGAAGAAGGGGTGGCTCTGATTCTGCGTTTACTCAACCGTCGTCTAGGCTCAATTAGTTCAGAGCAGCAGCAGAGCATTCAGCAATTGTCCGTGGCTCAGTTGGAAGATTTGGCAGAAGCTCTGCTTGACTTTTCTAACTCAGCAGACTTGGAAAATTGGCTGCACGAACATCCAATGTCGAACGCTTGA